In Brassica rapa cultivar Chiifu-401-42 chromosome A06, CAAS_Brap_v3.01, whole genome shotgun sequence, a single window of DNA contains:
- the LOC103875187 gene encoding 50S ribosomal protein L12-1, chloroplastic codes for MAATTLSITTPIRSSFSPTLSSAHHFSSRSTSISLRFGSSPPTLTHRATHLRPIAAVEAPEKIEKIGSEISSLTLEEARILVDYLQDKFGVSPLSLAPAAAAVAAPGDGAGAAAAVEEQTEFDVVINEVPSSSRIAVIKAVRALTSLALKEAKELIEGLPKKFKEGVTKDEAEEAKKQLEEAGAKVSIA; via the coding sequence ATGGCAGCGACGACTCTCTCCATCACGACCCCAATCCGCTCCTCTTTCTCTCCCACTCTTTCCTCTGCACATCACTTCTCGTCTCGTTCCACCTCCATTTCCTTACGCTTCGGTTCTTCTCCTCCCACGCTCACCCACCGTGCAACCCACCTCCGTCCCATCGCCGCCGTCGAAGCCCCGGAGAAAATCGAGAAAATCGGATCCGAAATCTCGTCCCTCACTCTCGAGGAAGCACGCATCCTCGTCGACTACCTCCAGGACAAGTTCGGCGTCTCTCCCCTCTCCTTAGCTCCCGCCGCAGCTGCTGTCGCTGCTCCGGGAGACGGAGCTGGTGCGGCGGCTGCCGTGGAGGAGCAGACGGAGTTCGATGTGGTTATCAACGAAGTACCAAGCAGCTCGCGTATAGCGGTGATCAAAGCGGTGAGGGCGTTGACTAGCTTGGCGTTGAAGGAAGCCAAGGAGCTCATCGAAGGGTTGCCGAAGAAGTTCAAGGAAGGTGTGACCAAGGATgaagctgaagaagctaagaaaCAGCTTGAAGAAGCTGGCGCTAAGGTTTCCATTGCTTAA